In Helianthus annuus cultivar XRQ/B chromosome 8, HanXRQr2.0-SUNRISE, whole genome shotgun sequence, a single genomic region encodes these proteins:
- the LOC110870489 gene encoding trithorax group protein osa, translated as MPPRVRGRGRGAFATSHDHEAGPSHRRTPSASHNTDARDLWRSFAEPARHSASLSTTHSLPHSFGPHSENGPHDSHGSFIPLPQSPYDYPTPVYQGLYNPDVYLEEPVGHNPLGPEDHFSSGNEMEVDEDVDPSMPPSGTPNHPIEISDGSPFRGSPYNGIDSYEERFKQHDWVYTPSYHNSPMHQSYHSSPVHSQHHSQQQLQQQPQQQQDPSEGFWRDVVTPPPPPPPVLPPPPQRQRRNARMSTRGGIRIGTPRHSGSSRYSPLHEESEMGESQHPVSEVTSAPIAPLPPQNFGEPIPAYASAAQFNPFEPTFPPGYDYTGDPYWMASGYNPLNQENAFGGPWATGQSAFGYSPQGYQQPQPPQPPQYQPPPPAPMMSPPQVQEILQGINDVRRELRQEMREDRRHNRGMFKKMVDLIKGKGKKDY; from the coding sequence atgccgccacgtgtacgaggaaggggacgaggagcattcgccacctctcatgaccatgaggcagggccttcgcataggcgaaccccatcagcatcccataacactgatgcccgagatctttggagatcgttcgctgaacccgCCAGGCACTCAGCATCACTGAGTACCACCCATTCCCTACcacactcttttgggcctcactctgaaaatgggccccacgacTCCCATGGATCCTTCATTCCTCTACCCCAGTCACCTTATGACTACCCAACACCCgtctatcagggcctgtacaaccctgatgtCTATTTggaagaaccagtgggtcataacccacttggacctgaagaccacttctcgagtggcaatgagatggaggtcgatgaggaCGTCGATCcctccatgccaccgtccggcactccaaaccaccccattgagatatctgatgggtcaccgttcaggggatcaccttacaatggtattgacagctacgaggagaggtttaagcagcacgactgggtttATACCCCTAGCTACCATAATTCCcccatgcaccagtcctaccacaGCTCTCCCGTGCACTCGCAgcatcactcccagcagcagcttcagcagcaacctcagcagcagcaggatccttctgagggattctggcgcgacgtggtcactccgccgccgccaccgcctccggttttgcctcctccgcctcagaggcaaaGGAGGAACgcccgtatgtctacgcgaggagggatacgcattggcacccctcgacattcaggtagcagccgctactcgccgcttcacgaggagtcagagatgggagaatctcagcatcccgtctcagaggttacttctgcgcctattgcgccactgccgccgcagaactttggagagccaatccctgcgtatgctagcgcagcacagttcaaccctttcgagccgacttttcccccaggttatgactatacaggggatccTTACTGGATGGCTtcgggctacaaccctctcaatcaggagaatgcttttggaggtccctgggctacgggacaatcagcttttggataCTCACCGCaaggataccagcagccgcagcctccacagccaccgcagtatcagccaccgccgccggcgccaatgatgtcgccaccgcaagtccaagaaatcctgcaagggataaacGACGTGCGACGTGAGTTGCGACAGGAAATGCGGGAAGATCGCCGTCACAATCGcggaatgtttaagaagatggttgacttgatcaagggtaagggtaagaaggattattaa